In one window of Ovis aries strain OAR_USU_Benz2616 breed Rambouillet chromosome 3, ARS-UI_Ramb_v3.0, whole genome shotgun sequence DNA:
- the SLC39A5 gene encoding zinc transporter ZIP5 isoform X2 produces the protein MGPPMSHLLAGLCVWVALGRVEGSAPYLGPAEQEQNHYLAQLFGLYGENGTLTAGGLARLLHSLGLGRVQALRLGHHGPPAGRGASPAGDNSTHRPQDPELSVDVWAGLPLDPSGWGDLAETEAPGPPHGPGPSGLGLFHRLLLLDHSLADHLNEDCLNGSQLLVNFGLSPAAPLTPRQFALLCPALLYQIDSRVCIGAPAPTPPGDLLSALIHSTLAVLLLSLPAPLSLLLLRLLGPRLLRPLLGFLGAVAVGTLCGDALLHLLPHAQGGQHGGAGGRPEEDLSPGRSVLGGLFLLFILENVLGLLRRRGRKPRCCGQKRKDLRTPNLDLEDGSGVALQPLQAAPEPGAQRPREQDSQPPTVPAPPGHQGHSHGYEGGGGTNITWMVLLGDGLHNLTDGLAIGAAFSDGFSSGLSTTVAVFCHELPHELGDFAMLLQAGLPFRQLLLLSLVSGVLGLGGAALGVGLSLGPVPLTPWVFGVTAGVFLYVALVDMLPALLRPPEPLPPLHVLLQGLGLLLGGALMLTIALLEEQLWPLVSDN, from the exons ATGGGGCCCCCAATGAGTCACCTGCTGGCTggcctgtgtgtgtgggtggccTTGGGCCGGGTGGAGGGCTCAGCCCCCTACCTGGGGCCTGCTGAGCAGGAACAGAACCATTACCTGGCCCAGTTGTTTGGTCTGTATGGGGAGAATGGGACACTGACCGCAGGGGGcctagccaggctcctccacagcCTGGGACTAGGCCGAGTTCAGGCCCTTCGCCTGGGACACCACGGGCCTCCTGCTGGTCGGGGTGCATCCCCAGCTGGAGACAATTCCACACACAG GCCACAGGACCCCGAGCTGAGTGTGGATGTCTGGGCAGGGCTGCCTCTGGACCCCTCAGGGTGGGGTGACCTGGCAGAGACAGAGGCCCCAGGACCACCCCATGGGCCAGGCCCCTCAGGCCTAGGCCTCTTTCACAGACTTCTGCTGCTGGACCATTCACTGGCTGACCATCTGAATGAGGAT TGTCTGAATGGCTCCCAGCTGCTGGTCAATTTTGGCTTGAGCCCTGCTGCTCCTCTCACTCCTCGTCAGTTTGCACTGCTGTGTCCAGCCCTGCTTTATCAGATTGACAGCCGTGTCTGCATCGGGGCCCCAGCTCCAACCCCCCCAGGGGATCTACTATCTG CCCTGATTCACAGCACCCTGGCAGTCCTGCTGCTCAGCCTGCCTGCGcccctctccctgctgctgctgcggctccTGGGACCCCGTCTGCTGCGGCCCCTGCTGGGCTTCCTGGGGGCTGTGGCCGTGGGCACTCTTTGCGGGGACGCGCTGCTGCACCTGCTGCCGCAC GCGCAAGGAGGGCAGCACGGTGGAGCTGGCGGGCGGCCAGAGGAGGACCTGAGCCCGGGACGGTCGGTGCTTGGCGGTCTCTTCCTGCTCTTCATCCTGGAGAATGTGCTAGGGCTCTTGCGGCGTCGAGGGCGCAAGCCA AGATGCTGCGGGCAGAAAAGAAAGGACCTCAGAACTCCAAACCTGGACCTGGAGGATGGCAGTGGGGTGGCCCTTCAGCCACTGCAGGCAGCTCCAG AGCCAGGGGCTCAGAGACCAAGGGAGCAGGACAGCCAGCCCCCAACAGTCCCAGCCCCTCCTGGGCACCAAGGCCACAGTCACGGGTACGAGGGTGGTGGTGGCACCAACATCACATGGATGGTCCTCCTGGGAGATGGTCTGCACAACCTCACTGATGGGCTGGCCATAG gggcTGCCTTCTCTGATGGCTTCTCCAGTGGCCTCAGCACCACTGTAGCGGTCTTCTGCCACGAGCTGCCCCACGAACTGG GTGACTTCGCCATGCTGCTCCAGGCTGGGCTGCCCTTCCGGCAGCTGCTCCTGCTGAGCCTGGTGTCTGGAGTCCTGGGGCTGGGGGGCgcagccctgggggtggggctcaGCCTGGGCCCTGTCCCCCTCACTCCCTGGGTGTTTGGGGTCACTGCCGGGGTCTTCCTCTATGTGGCCCTCGTGGAcatg CTCCCAGCCCTGCTTCGTCCTCCAGAGCCTCTCCCCCCGCTCCACGTGCTGCTGCAGGGGTTGGGGCTGCTGCTGGGGGGTGCCCTCATGCTCACCATAGCCCTACTGGAGGAGCAGTTGTGGCCCCTTGTCTCTGATAACTGA
- the SLC39A5 gene encoding zinc transporter ZIP5 isoform X1: MGPPMSHLLAGLCVWVALGRVEGSAPYLGPAEQEQNHYLAQLFGLYGENGTLTAGGLARLLHSLGLGRVQALRLGHHGPPAGRGASPAGDNSTHRPQDPELSVDVWAGLPLDPSGWGDLAETEAPGPPHGPGPSGLGLFHRLLLLDHSLADHLNEDCLNGSQLLVNFGLSPAAPLTPRQFALLCPALLYQIDSRVCIGAPAPTPPGDLLSALIHSTLAVLLLSLPAPLSLLLLRLLGPRLLRPLLGFLGAVAVGTLCGDALLHLLPHAQGGQHGGAGGRPEEDLSPGRSVLGGLFLLFILENVLGLLRRRGRKPRCCGQKRKDLRTPNLDLEDGSGVALQPLQAAPEPGAQRPREQDSQPPTVPAPPGHQGHSHGYEGGGGTNITWMVLLGDGLHNLTDGLAIGAAFSDGFSSGLSTTVAVFCHELPHELGDFAMLLQAGLPFRQLLLLSLVSGVLGLGGAALGVGLSLGPVPLTPWVFGVTAGVFLYVALVDMVRGGGCRETKGSGQVWRRESQPLGLHWEPPEGWQGGGWGRTTGSPAPEKQECGRAGTGAARGAGAGSRGLF, from the exons ATGGGGCCCCCAATGAGTCACCTGCTGGCTggcctgtgtgtgtgggtggccTTGGGCCGGGTGGAGGGCTCAGCCCCCTACCTGGGGCCTGCTGAGCAGGAACAGAACCATTACCTGGCCCAGTTGTTTGGTCTGTATGGGGAGAATGGGACACTGACCGCAGGGGGcctagccaggctcctccacagcCTGGGACTAGGCCGAGTTCAGGCCCTTCGCCTGGGACACCACGGGCCTCCTGCTGGTCGGGGTGCATCCCCAGCTGGAGACAATTCCACACACAG GCCACAGGACCCCGAGCTGAGTGTGGATGTCTGGGCAGGGCTGCCTCTGGACCCCTCAGGGTGGGGTGACCTGGCAGAGACAGAGGCCCCAGGACCACCCCATGGGCCAGGCCCCTCAGGCCTAGGCCTCTTTCACAGACTTCTGCTGCTGGACCATTCACTGGCTGACCATCTGAATGAGGAT TGTCTGAATGGCTCCCAGCTGCTGGTCAATTTTGGCTTGAGCCCTGCTGCTCCTCTCACTCCTCGTCAGTTTGCACTGCTGTGTCCAGCCCTGCTTTATCAGATTGACAGCCGTGTCTGCATCGGGGCCCCAGCTCCAACCCCCCCAGGGGATCTACTATCTG CCCTGATTCACAGCACCCTGGCAGTCCTGCTGCTCAGCCTGCCTGCGcccctctccctgctgctgctgcggctccTGGGACCCCGTCTGCTGCGGCCCCTGCTGGGCTTCCTGGGGGCTGTGGCCGTGGGCACTCTTTGCGGGGACGCGCTGCTGCACCTGCTGCCGCAC GCGCAAGGAGGGCAGCACGGTGGAGCTGGCGGGCGGCCAGAGGAGGACCTGAGCCCGGGACGGTCGGTGCTTGGCGGTCTCTTCCTGCTCTTCATCCTGGAGAATGTGCTAGGGCTCTTGCGGCGTCGAGGGCGCAAGCCA AGATGCTGCGGGCAGAAAAGAAAGGACCTCAGAACTCCAAACCTGGACCTGGAGGATGGCAGTGGGGTGGCCCTTCAGCCACTGCAGGCAGCTCCAG AGCCAGGGGCTCAGAGACCAAGGGAGCAGGACAGCCAGCCCCCAACAGTCCCAGCCCCTCCTGGGCACCAAGGCCACAGTCACGGGTACGAGGGTGGTGGTGGCACCAACATCACATGGATGGTCCTCCTGGGAGATGGTCTGCACAACCTCACTGATGGGCTGGCCATAG gggcTGCCTTCTCTGATGGCTTCTCCAGTGGCCTCAGCACCACTGTAGCGGTCTTCTGCCACGAGCTGCCCCACGAACTGG GTGACTTCGCCATGCTGCTCCAGGCTGGGCTGCCCTTCCGGCAGCTGCTCCTGCTGAGCCTGGTGTCTGGAGTCCTGGGGCTGGGGGGCgcagccctgggggtggggctcaGCCTGGGCCCTGTCCCCCTCACTCCCTGGGTGTTTGGGGTCACTGCCGGGGTCTTCCTCTATGTGGCCCTCGTGGAcatggtgaggggtggggggtgcagagaaaccaagggaagTGGGCAGGTGTGGAGAAGGGAGTCTCAGCCCCTCGGCCTCCACTGGGAGCCACCAGAagggtggcagggtgggggctgggggagaacCACTGGCTCACCAGCACCTGAGAAGCAGGAGTGCGGAAGAGCTGGCACAGGGGCGGcgaggggggcgggggcgggaagcAGGGGGCTTTTCTGA
- the NABP2 gene encoding SOSS complex subunit B1: MTTETFVKDIKPGLKNLNLIFIVLETGRVTKTKDGHEVRTCKVADKTGSINISVWDDVGNLIQPGDIIRLTKGYASVFKGCLTLYTGRGGDLQKIGEFCMVYSEVPNFSEPNPEYSAQQAPNKTVQNDSGPAAPQPTTGPPATSPASESQNGNGLSAPPGSGGGPHPPHTPSHPPSTRITRSQPNHTPSGPPGPSSNAVSNGKETRRSSKR, translated from the exons ATGACGACGGAGACCTTCGTGAAGGATATCAAGCCCGGGCTCAAGAATCTGAACCTCATCTTCATTGTGCTGGAGACAG GCCGAGTGACCAAGACAAAGGACGGGCACGAGGTTCGGACCTGCAAAGTGGCCGACAAAACTGGCAGCATCAATATCTCTGTCTGGGATGACGTGGGCAACCTGATCCAGCCTGGGGATATTATCCGGCTCACCAAAGG GTACGCATCAGTGTTCAAAGGTTGTCTGACATTGTACACTGGCCGTGGGGGTGATCTTCAGAAGATTGGAGA ATTCTGTATGGTTTATTCTGAGGTTCCTAACTTCAGTGAGCCAAACCCCGAATACAGCGCCCAGCAGGCACCCAACAAGACG GTGCAGAACGACAGTGGCCCTGCGGCTCCCCAGCCTACCACTGGACCCCCTGCTACTTCTCCAG CCTCTGAGAGCCAGAACGGGAATGGACTGAGCGCCCCACCAGGTTCTGGTGGTGGCCCGCACCCGCCTcacactccctcccacccccccagcaCCCGAATTACCAGAAGCCAGCCCAACCACACACCTTCCGGCCCCCCCGGCCCCTCCAGCAATGCTGTCAGTAACGGCAAAGAAACCCGGAGGAGCAGCAAGAGATAG